The sequence ACGGCTCCGATGGCTCAGTGTGGCGGGCGCCCGGCGGAGTGCGCTCCTAATGTGGCGATTAGTCAGCTCTGATCCCCATTTCCGGAGGAGCCCGCCATGTCTCTGCGTACCGTTCTCACCCGTCTCGGCATAGCCGTCGCCGGCGGCGCTCTCGTCGTCGGTGCCGCGAGTCCCGCCCTCGCCGGCGACGACTGGGGCGACCACGACGGCAGTCACCCCAGGTACTACAAGGGCCGCATCAGCGCGCCCGGCGGCCTGCGCCTGCGCGACAAGCCGACCCGCGGCAGTGCCGTCATCGGCTTCGCGCACCACGGCGAGGTCGTCTCCATCTTCTGCAAGACCCCCGGCGAGAGCGTCCAGGGCAACCCCCTCTGGTACCTCCTCGCGGACGGCACCTGGGCCTGGGGAGCCGCCCGCTACATCGACAACATCGGTGCGTCGCCCCGTTGGTGCTGAGCACCGGAACAGCCCGATTGTCGCGACATAACGGGACATCGGGCGACGGGCTTGCTAACTTCCGGACATGCTCTCGCCCGGAACGACAGCGCAGGCGGACCCGCCGGCTCCGGTTGTCCGCCTCCCCCGGCGCCGTGGCATCGAGTTCACCCTCCTCGTCGTAGCGGTCCTGCTCTCCGTGTACGGCTACTGCGACGTCGGCCTCGCCCGGACCGGATCCGTCCCGCCCGGCGCCGCCGGATACGGCGCCGGGCTGGGCGTGCTCGCGCTCCTCGCACATCTCGCGGTGCGCCTGCGCGCCCCCTGCGCCGATCCGCTGCTGCTGCCGATCGCCGTCCTGCTCAACGGCCTGGGCCTGGTCCTGATCTACCGGCTCGACCTGGAGACCCCGGGCGACCGGGCGGCGCCCACCCAGCTCGTCTGGTCGACGCTGGGCGTGGGCCTGTTCATCGCGGTGGTGGTGATCCTGCGCGACCACCGGGTGCTCCAGCGCTACACGTACGTGTCCGTCGTCACCGCGCTGGTCCTCCTCGCCCTGCCGATCTTCTTCCCCGCGGTGAACGGCGCCCGGATCTGGATCAGGGTCGCCGGATTCTCCATCCAGCCGGGCGAGTTCGCGAAGGTCATGCTCGCGCTGTTCTTCGCCGGCTATCTCGCCGCCAACCGCAACGCCCTCGCCTACACCGGCCGGCGCGTCTGGCTGCTCCAACTGCCCACCGGGCGTGTGCTCGGCCCGATCCTCACGGTCTGGCTGCTGAGCGTGGGCGTCCTGGTGCTCGAACGGGACCTCGGCACCTCGCTGCTCTTCTTCGGCCTCTTCGTGATCCTGCTGTACGTCGCCACGGGCCGCACCGGCTGGATCGCGGTGGGGCTGCTCCTCGCGGCGTGCGGGGCCTTCGCCGTCGGCTGGCTGGAACCGCATGTGCACAGCCGGGTCGAGGACTGGCTGCACCCCTTCGCGTCGATCGAGGCGGGCCGGGGCCCGAACCAACTCGCCCAGTCCCTCTTCGCGTTCGCCGCCGGCGGGTTCCTCGGCACGGGGCTCGGCTCCGGCCACTCGATCCTCATCGGCTTCGCCGTGAAGTCGGACTTCATCCTGGCCACCGCGGGCGAGGAACTGGGCCTGGCCGGCCTCTCCGCGATCTTCATCCTGTACGGGCTGCTGGTCGAGCGCGGCATCCGGGCGGGCCTCTCCCTGCGTGACCCCTTCGGCCGGCTGCTCGCGGTCGGGCTCGCCTCGATCGTGGCGCTCCAGGTCTTCGTGATCGCGGGCGGGGTGACCGGGCTGATCCCGCTGACCGGGATGGCGATGCCGTTCCTCGCGCAGGGCGGTTCGTCGGTCGTCACCAACTGGATCATCGTGGCCCTGCTGATCCGCCTCAGCGACTCGGCGCGCGGCCGGTCCGAGGAGGAGCAGCAGCACGAAGAGCAGCACCAGGAGCACCGGGAACAGCACGACGGAGAGGTCGCGCCATGACGGGCAACGTCCGCCCCATGACCAGGTACATCCGGCACGCCGCCGCCTTCTGCGCGCTGCTCCTGCTCGCCCTCCTGGCCAACGCCACCCGTGTCCAGGTCGTCCAGGCCCCCACGTACGACGAGAATCCCGCCAACCGCCGCAACACGATCGCCCGCTACGGCCAGCCGCGCGGTGACATCCTCGTCGGCGACAGGGCGGTCACCGGCTCCAGGGACTCCGGTGAGCAGTTCCGCTACGAACGCACCTACAAGAACGGTCCGCTGTACGCCCCCGTCACCGGCTTCGCCTCGCAGGTGTACGGGACGGCCCTGCTGGAGGACGCCGCGGACGGCGTACTGGCCGGCACCGACCGGTCGCTGTCGCTGCTCCCGCTGTGGAACGACCTCGCGCGGGCCCGTAACCCCGGTGGTCGCGTGGTCACGACCCTCGACGCGGCGGCGCAGCAGGCGGCGTACTCCGGGCTCGGTTCCCGGCGGGGCGCGGTGGCGGCGCTCGAACCGTCCACCGGGCGGATCCTGGCCCTGGTCTCCACCCCCTCCTACGACCCCGGGGAGCTCTCCGGCACGGACTCGGCCGTGGCCCGGGCGTGGGCGCGGCTGAACGGCGCGGCGGACAAGCCGATGCTCAACCGTGCCGTCCGGCAGACGTATCCGCCGGGCTCGACCTTCAAGGTGGTCACCGCCGCGGCGGCCCTCGACTCGGGCGTGGTGCGCGATGTGGACGCGCCCACCGAGTCCCCGGACCCGTACCGGCTGCCGGGCAGTTCGGCGCGGCTGACGAACGAGGTCGAGGGGTGCGCGGACGCGTCGCTGCGCTACGCCTTCCAGTGGTCGTGCAACACGGTCTTCGCCGGGCTGGGCGTGGAGGTGGGACCGGAGGCGATGAGGACGACGGCGGCCGGCTTCGGCTTCAACGACCGGAAGCTGGGGATCCCCTTCCGGGTCTCCCCCAGCACCTTCGACACCCGGGTGGACGACGCGCAGCTCGCGCTGTCCTCCATCGGCCAGTACAACACCCGCGCCACTCCCCTGCAGATGGCGATGGTCGCCGCGGCCGTCGCCAACCACGGCTCGGTGCGCACCCCGTACCTGGTGGACCGGACCACCACCGCCGACGGCGACACGGTGTCCGCCACCGTGCGGCACACCCTGCGCCAAGCCATGAACCCCGTCACGGCGGTTCGGCTGCGGGAGATGATGACGGACGTCGTGGAGAAGGGCACCGGCATGAACGCCGTCGTCTCCGGCGCCACGGTCGGCGGCAAGTCGGGCACGGCCCAGCACGGCGTCCACAACTCCGGTACGCCGTATGCCTGGTTCATCTCCTGGGCGCAGGCCGACGACTCCATGGAACCGGCGGTGGCCGTCGCGGTCGTCGTCGAGGACGCGGCGGCCGACCGGGGCGACATCAGCGGCGGCGGGGACGCGGCACCGATCGCCCGAGCGGTGATGGAGGCGGTGCTCGACCGGTGAGACGGGGGTGGTGTCACGGCCGGCACCCGACCTAACGTTCGGTCATGACTCGGCCCGCCGCGTACGAACTCGCCCAGGTGAACATCTCACGCCTCCAAGCCCCCCTGGACTCGCCGCAGTTGAAGGATTTCGTGGACGCCCTCGACCCGGTGAACGCGGTCGCCGACTCCGCCGACGGATTCGTCTGGCGACTGCAGAGCGACGAGGGCAACGCGACGGACGTGTCGGTCTTCGGCGACGACTGGCTGATCATCAACATGTCGGTGTGGCGGGACACGAACGCCCTCACCGCCTTCATGTACCAGGGTCGGCACCGTGAGCTTCTCACCCGGCGGAACGAATGGTTCGAGCGGATCCAGGAGGCGATGACGGCCCTGTGGTGGGTGCCGGCCGGGCACCGGCCGACGGTGGCCGAGGCGGAGGAGCGCCTGCTGCATCTGCGGACGCACGGGGCCACGGCGTACGCGTTCACACTGCGGACGTCGTTCCCGCCCGGGGAGGCCCGGCCCCTTCTGGAGGCCCAGGAGGCGTCTTGACCTCCAGGACGCTTCCTGACCTCCGGGGGACTTCCTGACCTCCAGAGGGCTTCTGACCTCTAGGGGGCTTCCGCTCCCGCCCTGATCGCGTCGCCGACCTCCGCGACCCGCGCCTGCTCCTCCGCCGCGAAGCGCTCCGCGTCGAGCCGCTCGGCCAGCTCCTCGTCCTGGGCCATGAGGAGGTCGAGGTTGGAGTTGCCCATGTCGAAGACGCCCATGTCGACGTAGGCCTGCTGGAGGCGCTTGCCCCACAGGCCGATGTCCTTGACGCAGGGCACGATGCGGGAGAACAGCAGCTGGCGGAAGAGGGCGAGGTACTCGGACCGCTCGCTGTACTCGTCGGCCTCGGCCTTCGGAATGCCGAAGTTCTCCAGGACCTCGACACCGCGCAGGCGGTCGCGCATCAGATAGCAGCCCTCGATGACGAACTCCTCGCGTTCGCGCAGTTCGGCGTCGGAGAGCTGCTTGTAGTAGTCGCGCAGCGCCATCCGGCCGAAGGCCACGTGCCGGGCCTCGTCCTGCATGACGTACGCGAGGATCTGCTTGGGCAGCGGCTTGTCCGTGGTGTCCCTGATCATGCCGAACGCGGCGAGTGCCAGCCCTTCGATGAGGACCTGCATACCGAGGTACGGCATGTCCCAGCGCGCGTCGGCCAGGGTGTCGCCGAGCAGCGACCGGAGGTTGTCGTTGACCGGGTAGAGCATCCCGATCTTCTCGTGGAGGAAGCGGGCGTAGATCTCCGCGTGCCGCGCCTCGTCCATCGTCTGGGTCGCCGAGTAGAGCTTGGCGTCCAGGTCGGGCACGGACTCGCAGATCCGGGCCGCGCAGACCATTGCGCCCTGCTCACCGTGGAGGAACTGGCTGAACTGCCACGAGGCGAAGTGCTTGCGGAGTTCGCCCTTGTCGCGGTCGTTCATCTTGTCCCAGTAGGGCGTCCCGTAGATCGAGATCGCCTCGTCGGGGGTGCCGAGCGGGTCGCAGGGGTCCACCTCCAGATCCCACTGGATCCGCTTCTGACCGTCCCACTGCTTGTCCTTGCCCTTCTGATAGAGGGCCAGCAGACGTTCGCGTCCTTCGTCGTACTCCCAGCTGAACCGTGCCGCGCCGGTCGCGGGCACCTGCCAGAGGGGAGCTCCGGGGTCCTTGGCGTACAGGTCGTAGGTCGGCATGTGTCGCAGGCTCACACGTGGTAGACGGCGGGTCAACAAGTTGCGCGGAAGGGATTGACGAGCTTGCTGACAAGCAGTCTCATAAGACGTGACCGGCGGTAACCCCGATGACTTTCGGTACGACGACGTACGGCGAGGTGGGCACAGTCATGACGACCGTGACGGAGGACAGCCTTGACGGCCTGCGCGACGCGCTCGGCCTGCTCAAGGACCGGGAACAGGTGGCCGAGCGGCTGCTCGACTCCTCCGCGAAGCACTCCTTCGACCCGGACAGGGAGCTGGACTGGGACGCGCCCTTCGAGGAGGGCAAGTGGTTCTGGCCGCCGGAGCTGGTCTCGCTCTACGACACCCCGATGTGGAAGCGGATGAGCGAGGAGCAGCGGATCCTGCTCTCCCGGCACGAGGCCGCGGCGCTGGCCTCGCTGGGGATCTGGTTCGAGATCATCCTCATGCAGCTGCTGGTGCGGCACATCTACGACAAGGCGGCGACGAGCGCCCACGTGCGGTACGCGCTGACCGAGATCGAGGACGAGTGCCGTCACTCGAAGATGTTCGCGCGGCTGATCAGCCGGGGCGGGACCCCGCACTATCCGGTGAGCCGGGCACACCAGAACCTGGGCCGCCTCTTCAAGACGGTGTCCACGACGCCCGGTTCGTTCACGGCCACGCTGCTGGGCGAGGAGGTGCTCGACTGGATGCAGCGGCTGACGTTCCCGGACGAGCGGGTGCAGACGCTGGTGCGCGGAGTGACCCGGATCCACGTGGTGGAGGAGGCACGGCACGTCCGGTACGCGCGGGAGGAACTGCGCCGCCAGATGGTGACCGCGCCGCGCTGGTCGCAGGAGTTCACCCGGATCACCTCCGGTGAGTTCGCCCGCGTCTTCTCGGTCGCCTTCGTCAATCCCGAGGTCTACACGAACATCGGCCTCGACCGGCGGGAGGCCCTGGCCCAGGTGAAGGCGAGCGGCCACCGCCGCGAGATCATGCAGACGGGTTCGAAACGCCTGACGGACTTCCTGGACGACATAGGCGTCCTCCGAGGCGCAGGCCGCCGCCTGTGGAAATCCTCGGGCCTACTGGCCTGAGCGCCCCCCAGGGGCGCGGGGAACTGCGCGACAAGCCCCCACCGGACCCGCACCCGCCCACGGACCCCAGCCAACTCCCACCCCACTCCGCACCCCCGGGAACGGGCTACGCTGCGAGACATGACCTCGCCGGCCCCCACCCGCGCATACCGACGCCTCAGCGTCGAGGAGCGACGCGTCCAGCTCCTCGACGCCGCGCTGTCGCTGTTCGCGGTACGAGCCCCGGAGGACGTCTCCCTGGACGACGTGGCGGAGGCGGCGGGCGTCTCACGGCCACTGGTGTACCGCTACTTCCCCGGCGGCAAGCAGCAGTTGTACGAGGCCGCCCTCCGCTCCGCCGCGGAGGAGCTGGAGCACTGCTTCGCCGAGCCGCCGGACGGCCCCCTCACCCGCCGGCTCTCCAACGCGCTGGACCGCTACCTCGCCTTCGTGGACCAGCACGACGCCGGTTTCAGCGCCCTGCTGCAGGGCGGCAGCGTGGTCGAGACGTCGAGGACGACGGCCATCGTGGACGGCGTACGACGGGCCGCCGCCGAGCACATCCTCAGCCACCTGGACACCGCGGAGCCGGGCAACCGGCTGCGGATGACCGTCCGGATGTGGATCACGGCGGTCGAGGCGGCCTCGTTGATCTGGCTGGACGAGGAGAAGGAACCCCCGCTGGACGAACTGCGCGACTGGCTCGTCGAGCAGTTCGTGGCGTGCCTGGTGGCGACGGCCGCCCGCGACGAGCAGACCGCCGCGGTCGTCCGGGCCGCGCTGACGCTGGAGTCCGCGGACGGGCCGATGGGCGCGCTGGCCCGCCGGGTGCTGCCCGTGGTGAGCGACGCGGCGCACCTGCTGTGACACTGGCTCCGTGAAGAGCGAAGACACCCCCTTCGAGGGCGGCCCCCTGGACGGCCGGGTGCTGCCGGTCCTGCTCGGCCCGACCGGACACCCGCCGAAGGTGTACCGGGTCCCGGTGCCGGACAACGACGGCGGCCCGCCCATGCTCCTCGTCTACCGCCGCGTACAGGCGGGCGCGAGCAGCCGGCTCGGCCTGCACCAGGGATGGAAGTACGAGTACGACCCCACGGGCCGGAGCGGGAAGCTCAAGTGGCCGTGGTCGAAACCGGACCCGGCGCCGAACCCCGCGCCCGACCCGGTCCCGGACCCCACGCCAGACACCACGCCGGACGGCAAGCCGGAAGACACCCACGGGTGACCTTGTTGGGCCGGACCGCCCACGGTCGGCGCGCGCGGCTCGCGCGGGCGTCTGATGCTCACGGTGCGGAGGAGCGGAAATACCGCCCCGCACCGGAGGTGACGACGTGTCAGGAAGACTTCTGCGACTGGTCTGCACGGCGGCGATCGCGGCCGGCGCGCTTCTCGTCCCCGTGACGGCCACCGCGGTGCCCGGCCCCGGCGAGAGCCCCGCACCCGAGCCCACCGGGAGTTCCACGCCCGCGGCCGGGCGCCCTGAGGCCGGGCAATCCGTGGCCGAGCTGCTGACGGACCTTCAGCGGCTGTACCGGGAGGCCGAGAAGGCCACCGAGACGTACAACGCGACCGACGAGAGGCTGAGGCGCCAGCGGGCCGAGGTCGCGAAGCTCAACGGCCGGCTCGCGACGGCCCGCCTCGCGCTCCACGGCAGCCGCGGCGCGGCGGGACGGCTCGCCCGGCAGCAGTACCAGGACACGAGCGAGATCTCCTCGTACGTACGGCTGCTGCTCGCCCGTGACCCGCAGCACGCGCTCGACCAGGGCCACGTCATCCGGCAGGTCTCGCAGGAGCGGGCCGGCACGATGGAGCGGCTGGCGGGCGACGAGCAGCGGACCGACGAGCTGACCCGCCGGGCCCGCACCGCCCTGGACCACCGGCTCACCCTCGCCGAACAGCAGAAGAAGGACCGCGACCTCGTACGGAAGCGGCTCAAGGACGTGGAGGAGCTGCTGGCCTCCCTCACCGAGGAGCAGCTCTCCCAGGTGGCCGAGCTGGAGAGGTCAGGGGTGGCGAAGGCCCAGGACGAACTCGTGGCGTCGGGCGCGCTCAGCAGCACGCGGCGGCCCTCCCGGGAGGGGGGCGAGGCCCTGCGCTACGCCGTGGAGCAGATCGGCAAGCCGTACGAGTGGGGAGCCGAGGGCCCGGACTCGTACGACTGCTCGGGGCTCACGTCGCGGGCCTGGGACACGGCGGGCCGCCCCATCCCGCGCACCAGCCAGGAACAGTGGGCCGTTCTCCCCCGCGTCCCCCTTCCCGACCTGCGCCCCGGCGACCTGGTGGTCTACTTCCCCGAGGCCACCCATGTGGCGATGTACCTGGGCGACGGAATGGTCGTGCAGGCGCCGAGGCCGGGGGCGAGGATCAAGGTGTCCCCGATCGCGGCCAACCCGGTACTGGGCGCGGTACGCCCGGACCCGTCCGCCGCCCCCCTGCGCCGCTACACACCCCCGAAGCTCCCCGAGGACGCGACGGACGGCTCGGACGAGGGCTACCACGCGGACACCCCGTAGAACCACCGGCACCCACGACCTGCCGTCTCCTACTGTTCGTCCTTCTCCATGGCGCTCCCGTCCTTGCGAATCGCCGTACAGACCACGAAATGTGTGCCGGAGGCCCAGGCGCCCCTGCCCACCCAGGACGAACCCTCGTAGAGCTTCGGGTCGTAGCCGTGGTCGCCGGGTGGCACGTGCCGCTGACAGGCCTCGGTCGCCTGCCGCCGTGCCTCGGCGAGGGTCGTGTCCGGGCTCATCCGGTGGAAACCGAGCACCTGCTCATCGTGCGGGCCCTCGCACGAGACCAGCTCGGCCTCGCTGTCGGAGACCCTGTCGAGGCAGTCCCGCTTCTGCATGGTGGCCGTGTCGGTGAATCGCGTGCCGAGGGGGCGGTGTTCCCCGATCGGACCGTACAGCGGTTTGCCGCGAGCATCGAGGATCAGGCAGGCGGTACGCCGTCCGGCGGCTTCGAAGCCGGCCCTGGTCGGGACAGCGGCGTAGGAGCGTACGGCCGCGAGTTTCTCACGGGTCTCCGCGGTCAGCCGCTCGCACTGCCCGGGGCCGGTCAGCCGCGCCTCCGCGGCGGTCGCGGCCTCGACCGTCGCCATCACCTGCCCGTAGGTCTCTTCGCCGAGGCACTTCACGAGCTTGAGTTCGGGTTCGCCGGTGAAGGGGGCGCTCGGCCACCTGACGCTGACGCAGTCGCCGTCCATGAGGGGCCTGTCGAGGGAGAGGCCCGGACCGTACGGTTTCGCCTCGCCCGACGGCTGGCGCGAGAGGGTGACCGAGATCCCTCCGAGCGTCAGGGCCAGTACGAACACGCATGCCGCCACAGCCTGCCGAACGGCGGTCCGGCCGAGAGGGAGAAGAGGCAGGGCGCGTGTGGGCCCCACGACCTCGGGACCGCTGTACGGACCGTCCTCCGGGATCCCGGACGACGGGGTCCGACGGATTTCCGGCACCAGAGGAGGTTCACGGTATTCGGATTCCTCCCGAGCGCCCTTCGAGAACAGGGCGAACGCATACGAGTTCCGGCCCGGCGGTTCCCTGTTCAGGATTCTTTTCGGCTCCGCGGAGGATTCGGTCCCGGTTTCGGCGGGTGGGCCGATCTCCCCTCGGACCGAAGGGCGCTCCAGGTCGACACCGAAGAGACCCGCCGCCACACGGCGGTACAAAGGAATCCGCTCGAACTGCCGCACGGGGGCGGCAGGGCGGTAATCGTCTCCGGGAACTCCGAGAAGACGCATCAGCACGCGGCGCTCCAGTTTCGCTTTCACTGGCCGCCGCCGGAAGCGGTCGCCTCCAGGGCGGTCCCACTCGACCCGGCGCCGCCGCCCTCGGGCGTGGGTGTCGCGGGGCCGGCCACTAGACGGGCGATCTGAGGGGAAGCGCCCAGTTGAGCGAGCACGGCCGGAGCGCAGACTCCCAGCGCCACCGCCGCATAGGCTCCGCTGATCTGTCCGCTGGTCCCGAAGAGCAATGCCGCGCCGGCTCCGATGGCAGAGCGCAGGACCGCGAGACACAGGTGAGCCGTCGCGTCGAAATACACGCGCAGGGCCGGTGGCTTGGCACGTAGGCGACCGCTCGCGGTACGGCGCGCCGCCTGCCATTCCGCACATCCACGAAATACGGCCAGCAGTTCGACACTCAGGCCCCCGGCGGCTCCGAATATGCCGAACTGCCACCAATTCATCATGCCCCCCGCTGCCAACAGCCGTTCAGGCGGCCCACTCCCCAGGGTCGCCGTAAAACATCCCTACCCGGTTGCCGGACCCGGCGCCAGGCCATATGACATATCGGCCCGTTCGCCACCCAGGTGCCGCGCCGGGGTGGTAAGAGATGTCGCTGTGCGGCGGCCAGGTGGACGGGCTACCGGTGTCGGCCTTCGCGACCGGAGCCGGCCCCCGGCCCGTCAGGGCCGGGGGCCGGCTCCGCGCGGGGGGGGAAGTCCTCAGGCGCCGCTGACGGACGCCAGGTACGCGCCCGTCTTCTCCGGCTCGTAGAAGAAGTTCTCGAAGTCCGACGGGTCGTTGAAGCCGTTCGCGAAGCGGTCGGCGACCGGGGGGAGTTGGCCTGCCGCGCCGATCAGGTTGAGGACGTGCTCCGGCGGGGCGCCGAGCATCGCGTTCGTCCACTTGGTGACGTGCTGGGCCGTGTCCCAGTAGCGCTCGAACGTGGCGCGCATCCACGCCTCGTCGAACTCCTTGTCCCCGTGGCCGAGGATCGAGTCGAGGTAGGAGGCGGCGCACTTGGAGGCCGAGTTGGAGCCCTGTCCGGTGATCGGGTCGTTCGCCACGACCACGTCGGCGACGC is a genomic window of Streptomyces sp. NBC_00414 containing:
- a CDS encoding penicillin-binding transpeptidase domain-containing protein; the protein is MTRYIRHAAAFCALLLLALLANATRVQVVQAPTYDENPANRRNTIARYGQPRGDILVGDRAVTGSRDSGEQFRYERTYKNGPLYAPVTGFASQVYGTALLEDAADGVLAGTDRSLSLLPLWNDLARARNPGGRVVTTLDAAAQQAAYSGLGSRRGAVAALEPSTGRILALVSTPSYDPGELSGTDSAVARAWARLNGAADKPMLNRAVRQTYPPGSTFKVVTAAAALDSGVVRDVDAPTESPDPYRLPGSSARLTNEVEGCADASLRYAFQWSCNTVFAGLGVEVGPEAMRTTAAGFGFNDRKLGIPFRVSPSTFDTRVDDAQLALSSIGQYNTRATPLQMAMVAAAVANHGSVRTPYLVDRTTTADGDTVSATVRHTLRQAMNPVTAVRLREMMTDVVEKGTGMNAVVSGATVGGKSGTAQHGVHNSGTPYAWFISWAQADDSMEPAVAVAVVVEDAAADRGDISGGGDAAPIARAVMEAVLDR
- a CDS encoding TetR/AcrR family transcriptional regulator, coding for MTSPAPTRAYRRLSVEERRVQLLDAALSLFAVRAPEDVSLDDVAEAAGVSRPLVYRYFPGGKQQLYEAALRSAAEELEHCFAEPPDGPLTRRLSNALDRYLAFVDQHDAGFSALLQGGSVVETSRTTAIVDGVRRAAAEHILSHLDTAEPGNRLRMTVRMWITAVEAASLIWLDEEKEPPLDELRDWLVEQFVACLVATAARDEQTAAVVRAALTLESADGPMGALARRVLPVVSDAAHLL
- a CDS encoding ferritin-like domain-containing protein, giving the protein MPTYDLYAKDPGAPLWQVPATGAARFSWEYDEGRERLLALYQKGKDKQWDGQKRIQWDLEVDPCDPLGTPDEAISIYGTPYWDKMNDRDKGELRKHFASWQFSQFLHGEQGAMVCAARICESVPDLDAKLYSATQTMDEARHAEIYARFLHEKIGMLYPVNDNLRSLLGDTLADARWDMPYLGMQVLIEGLALAAFGMIRDTTDKPLPKQILAYVMQDEARHVAFGRMALRDYYKQLSDAELREREEFVIEGCYLMRDRLRGVEVLENFGIPKAEADEYSERSEYLALFRQLLFSRIVPCVKDIGLWGKRLQQAYVDMGVFDMGNSNLDLLMAQDEELAERLDAERFAAEEQARVAEVGDAIRAGAEAP
- a CDS encoding SH3 domain-containing protein; translated protein: MSLRTVLTRLGIAVAGGALVVGAASPALAGDDWGDHDGSHPRYYKGRISAPGGLRLRDKPTRGSAVIGFAHHGEVVSIFCKTPGESVQGNPLWYLLADGTWAWGAARYIDNIGASPRWC
- a CDS encoding C40 family peptidase, with product MSGRLLRLVCTAAIAAGALLVPVTATAVPGPGESPAPEPTGSSTPAAGRPEAGQSVAELLTDLQRLYREAEKATETYNATDERLRRQRAEVAKLNGRLATARLALHGSRGAAGRLARQQYQDTSEISSYVRLLLARDPQHALDQGHVIRQVSQERAGTMERLAGDEQRTDELTRRARTALDHRLTLAEQQKKDRDLVRKRLKDVEELLASLTEEQLSQVAELERSGVAKAQDELVASGALSSTRRPSREGGEALRYAVEQIGKPYEWGAEGPDSYDCSGLTSRAWDTAGRPIPRTSQEQWAVLPRVPLPDLRPGDLVVYFPEATHVAMYLGDGMVVQAPRPGARIKVSPIAANPVLGAVRPDPSAAPLRRYTPPKLPEDATDGSDEGYHADTP
- a CDS encoding AurF N-oxygenase family protein — encoded protein: MTTVTEDSLDGLRDALGLLKDREQVAERLLDSSAKHSFDPDRELDWDAPFEEGKWFWPPELVSLYDTPMWKRMSEEQRILLSRHEAAALASLGIWFEIILMQLLVRHIYDKAATSAHVRYALTEIEDECRHSKMFARLISRGGTPHYPVSRAHQNLGRLFKTVSTTPGSFTATLLGEEVLDWMQRLTFPDERVQTLVRGVTRIHVVEEARHVRYAREELRRQMVTAPRWSQEFTRITSGEFARVFSVAFVNPEVYTNIGLDRREALAQVKASGHRREIMQTGSKRLTDFLDDIGVLRGAGRRLWKSSGLLA
- a CDS encoding septum formation family protein, translated to MPEIRRTPSSGIPEDGPYSGPEVVGPTRALPLLPLGRTAVRQAVAACVFVLALTLGGISVTLSRQPSGEAKPYGPGLSLDRPLMDGDCVSVRWPSAPFTGEPELKLVKCLGEETYGQVMATVEAATAAEARLTGPGQCERLTAETREKLAAVRSYAAVPTRAGFEAAGRRTACLILDARGKPLYGPIGEHRPLGTRFTDTATMQKRDCLDRVSDSEAELVSCEGPHDEQVLGFHRMSPDTTLAEARRQATEACQRHVPPGDHGYDPKLYEGSSWVGRGAWASGTHFVVCTAIRKDGSAMEKDEQ
- a CDS encoding FtsW/RodA/SpoVE family cell cycle protein, which codes for MLSPGTTAQADPPAPVVRLPRRRGIEFTLLVVAVLLSVYGYCDVGLARTGSVPPGAAGYGAGLGVLALLAHLAVRLRAPCADPLLLPIAVLLNGLGLVLIYRLDLETPGDRAAPTQLVWSTLGVGLFIAVVVILRDHRVLQRYTYVSVVTALVLLALPIFFPAVNGARIWIRVAGFSIQPGEFAKVMLALFFAGYLAANRNALAYTGRRVWLLQLPTGRVLGPILTVWLLSVGVLVLERDLGTSLLFFGLFVILLYVATGRTGWIAVGLLLAACGAFAVGWLEPHVHSRVEDWLHPFASIEAGRGPNQLAQSLFAFAAGGFLGTGLGSGHSILIGFAVKSDFILATAGEELGLAGLSAIFILYGLLVERGIRAGLSLRDPFGRLLAVGLASIVALQVFVIAGGVTGLIPLTGMAMPFLAQGGSSVVTNWIIVALLIRLSDSARGRSEEEQQHEEQHQEHREQHDGEVAP
- a CDS encoding DUF3291 domain-containing protein, giving the protein MTRPAAYELAQVNISRLQAPLDSPQLKDFVDALDPVNAVADSADGFVWRLQSDEGNATDVSVFGDDWLIINMSVWRDTNALTAFMYQGRHRELLTRRNEWFERIQEAMTALWWVPAGHRPTVAEAEERLLHLRTHGATAYAFTLRTSFPPGEARPLLEAQEAS